The following proteins are encoded in a genomic region of Mycolicibacterium rutilum:
- a CDS encoding LapA family protein — MTSDPFGPSARSEPEPFDPPNPGPPVPPSDAELADRNPSAAKDVHFTRAAALWSAVIAGFLVLVILLIFIAQNTESAQFAFLGWRWDLPLGVAILFAAVGGGLITALAGAARIFQLRRAAKKNYKAALR; from the coding sequence ATGACTAGCGATCCGTTTGGGCCGTCGGCGCGCAGCGAGCCGGAGCCGTTCGATCCGCCGAATCCGGGGCCCCCGGTGCCGCCGAGCGACGCAGAGCTCGCCGACCGTAACCCGTCGGCGGCGAAGGATGTGCACTTCACCCGGGCGGCCGCGCTGTGGTCGGCGGTGATCGCGGGCTTCCTGGTCCTGGTGATCCTTCTGATCTTCATCGCGCAGAACACCGAGTCCGCCCAGTTCGCGTTCCTGGGCTGGCGGTGGGATCTGCCGCTGGGGGTGGCGATCCTGTTCGCGGCGGTGGGCGGCGGGCTGATCACCGCGCTGGCCGGGGCCGCGCGCATCTTCCAGCTGCGCCGCGCGGCGAAGAAGAACTACAAGGCCGCGCTGCGCTAA
- a CDS encoding SDR family NAD(P)-dependent oxidoreductase gives MSSFADTLFDLTDRVVLVTGGSRGLGREMAFAAARCGADVVIASRKYESCVATADEITAETGRAALPYGAHVGRWNELDGLVQAAYARFGKVDVLINNAGMSPLYESLTSVSEKLFDSVMNLNFKGPFRLSALVGERMVADGGGSIINVSTSGSRRPDAHMLPYAASKAGLNALTEGFALAFGPTVRVNTLMPGPFLTDVSKAWEMEATVAGVQHFALKRLGNPPEIVGAALYLMSDASSYTSGSIIRVDGGMP, from the coding sequence ATGAGTTCATTCGCGGACACGCTGTTCGACCTCACCGACCGGGTAGTGCTGGTCACCGGCGGCAGTCGCGGGCTGGGCCGCGAGATGGCGTTCGCCGCGGCGCGGTGCGGCGCCGACGTCGTGATCGCCAGCCGCAAGTACGAATCCTGCGTGGCCACCGCCGATGAGATCACTGCCGAGACCGGCCGCGCGGCGCTGCCCTACGGGGCGCACGTGGGCCGCTGGAATGAGCTCGACGGGCTGGTCCAGGCGGCCTACGCGCGCTTCGGCAAGGTCGACGTGCTGATCAACAACGCGGGCATGTCCCCGCTGTACGAGTCGCTGACCTCGGTGTCGGAGAAGCTGTTCGACTCGGTGATGAACCTGAACTTCAAGGGGCCGTTCCGGTTGTCGGCGCTCGTCGGGGAGCGGATGGTGGCCGACGGCGGCGGGTCGATCATCAACGTCAGCACGAGCGGGTCGCGGCGACCGGACGCGCACATGCTGCCGTATGCGGCGTCCAAGGCTGGGCTGAACGCGTTGACCGAGGGGTTCGCGTTGGCGTTCGGGCCGACGGTGCGGGTGAACACGCTGATGCCGGGGCCGTTTCTGACCGATGTGAGCAAGGCGTGGGAGATGGAGGCGACGGTCGCGGGGGTGCAGCACTTCGCGCTCAAGCGGTTGGGCAACCCGCCGGAGATCGTCGGGGCGGCGCTGTATCTGATGTCGGACGCGTCGAGCTACACGTCGGGTTCGATCATCCGGGTCGACGGCGGCATGCCGTAG
- a CDS encoding histidine phosphatase family protein, translated as MQLLIIRHALPLRSEPGQGSDPDLSEDGIEQAKRLPDALARYPISRLVSSPQKRAIQTAQPVADALGLPIDIDDRLAEYDRDLSHYIPVEQISKEDMQRLANGDLPGDVDADAFVERVQAGVDDIVHSAGRDDTVALFSHGGVINAVVHKVMGTERLLCVQVDYAGVTRVLWSSSRDRYFVAGINCTEHVWDLLPRNQQW; from the coding sequence GTGCAGTTGCTCATCATTCGTCACGCGTTGCCGCTCCGCAGCGAACCCGGCCAAGGGTCCGATCCCGACCTGTCCGAGGACGGCATCGAACAGGCCAAACGGCTGCCGGACGCGCTGGCCCGCTATCCGATCTCGCGGCTGGTCAGCAGCCCGCAGAAGCGCGCGATCCAGACCGCCCAGCCGGTCGCCGACGCGCTCGGCCTGCCCATCGACATCGACGACCGCCTCGCCGAGTACGACCGCGACCTGTCGCACTACATCCCGGTCGAGCAGATCTCCAAGGAGGACATGCAGCGGCTGGCAAACGGCGACCTGCCCGGCGACGTCGACGCGGACGCGTTCGTCGAGCGGGTGCAGGCCGGCGTCGACGACATCGTCCACAGCGCGGGCCGTGACGACACCGTCGCGCTGTTCAGCCACGGCGGGGTGATCAACGCGGTCGTGCACAAGGTGATGGGCACCGAGCGGCTGCTGTGCGTGCAGGTCGACTACGCGGGCGTCACCCGCGTGCTGTGGTCGTCGTCGCGCGACAGGTACTTCGTCGCAGGCATCAACTGCACCGAGCACGTATGGGACCTGCTGCCGAGAAATCAGCAGTGGTAG
- a CDS encoding alkyl/aryl-sulfatase has translation MPQKPPAAVIESAHRSHLAALPFDDTADFDDADRGFIAALEPCVVTAGDGRVVWDNDAYSFLAADAPTSVHPSLWRQSQLCAKQGLYEVVQGIYQVRGLDLSNITFVEGDTGVIVIDPLISTETAAAALGLYRAHRGDRPVVAVIYTHSHVDHFGGVLGVTSQSEVDAGRVAIIAPEHFAEHAVQENVYAGTAMARRAGYMYGAALARGPQGQVGCGLGQVGSTGEVALIVPTVDIRRTGETHTVDGVEIEFQMAPGTEAPAEMHFYFPKFRALCMAENATHNLHNLLTLRGALVRDPHGWAGYLTEAIERFADRADVVFASHHWPTWGRERIVEYLSLQRDLYAYLHDQTLRQLNQGYTGIEIAEDFAMPPALQKAWHTHGYYGSVSHNVKAVYQRYMGWFDGNPGRLWAHPPEAIGPRYVEAMGGPDRVVELARAAFDNGDYRWAATLLDHVIFTDEQHGPARDLYADTLEQLAYGAENGVWRNFFLSGATELRDGSFGTPTQSASPTILAQLTPEQMFDALAINVNGPRAWDLDIAVDIMFSDTEANYRLTLRNGVLIHRKVPADPASAHATIRLANRMRLMALAAGDQTSPGLDVSGDAEVLQAMLAVVDRPDPAFNIITP, from the coding sequence ATGCCGCAGAAGCCGCCCGCCGCCGTCATCGAGTCCGCCCACCGCAGTCACCTCGCTGCACTGCCGTTCGACGACACCGCGGACTTCGACGACGCCGACCGCGGGTTCATCGCCGCCCTCGAGCCCTGTGTGGTCACCGCCGGCGACGGCCGGGTGGTCTGGGACAACGATGCCTACTCGTTCCTGGCCGCCGATGCGCCGACGTCCGTGCATCCCAGCCTGTGGCGGCAGTCGCAGCTGTGCGCGAAACAGGGCCTCTACGAAGTCGTCCAAGGCATCTATCAGGTGCGCGGGCTCGACCTGTCGAACATCACGTTCGTCGAGGGCGACACCGGCGTAATCGTCATCGACCCGCTGATCTCCACCGAGACCGCGGCGGCCGCGCTGGGGTTGTACCGGGCGCACCGCGGTGACCGCCCCGTCGTCGCGGTGATCTACACCCACAGCCACGTCGACCATTTCGGCGGTGTTCTCGGTGTCACGAGCCAGTCCGAAGTCGACGCCGGACGCGTCGCGATCATCGCGCCCGAACACTTCGCCGAACACGCGGTGCAGGAGAACGTGTACGCAGGCACCGCGATGGCCCGGCGGGCCGGTTACATGTACGGCGCCGCGCTGGCCCGCGGACCGCAGGGGCAGGTGGGGTGCGGGCTCGGCCAGGTCGGGTCGACGGGCGAGGTGGCGCTGATCGTGCCGACGGTCGACATCCGGCGAACCGGCGAGACCCACACCGTCGACGGGGTGGAAATCGAGTTCCAGATGGCGCCCGGCACCGAGGCGCCGGCCGAGATGCACTTCTACTTCCCGAAGTTCCGCGCGCTGTGTATGGCCGAGAACGCCACCCACAACCTGCACAACCTGCTGACGCTGCGCGGTGCGCTGGTGCGCGACCCGCACGGCTGGGCGGGGTATCTGACCGAGGCGATCGAGCGCTTCGCCGACCGCGCAGACGTCGTCTTCGCCTCACACCACTGGCCGACGTGGGGCCGGGAGCGCATCGTCGAATACCTTTCGCTGCAACGGGATCTGTACGCCTACCTGCATGACCAGACGTTGCGTCAACTCAATCAGGGGTACACCGGAATCGAGATCGCCGAGGACTTCGCGATGCCGCCGGCGCTGCAGAAGGCGTGGCACACCCACGGCTACTACGGGTCGGTCAGCCACAACGTCAAGGCCGTCTACCAGCGCTACATGGGCTGGTTCGACGGCAACCCAGGCCGGCTGTGGGCGCATCCGCCCGAGGCGATCGGCCCGCGATACGTCGAGGCGATGGGTGGGCCGGACCGCGTCGTCGAACTGGCTCGCGCGGCCTTCGACAACGGTGATTACCGTTGGGCAGCAACGCTTCTAGATCACGTCATCTTCACCGACGAGCAGCACGGCCCGGCTCGCGACCTGTACGCCGACACGCTCGAACAGCTGGCCTACGGCGCCGAGAACGGCGTGTGGCGCAACTTCTTCCTCTCCGGTGCGACCGAACTGCGCGACGGCAGCTTCGGCACCCCGACTCAGAGTGCGTCGCCGACGATCCTCGCGCAGCTGACCCCGGAGCAGATGTTCGACGCGCTCGCGATCAACGTGAACGGCCCGCGCGCGTGGGATCTCGACATCGCGGTCGACATCATGTTCTCCGACACGGAAGCCAACTACCGACTGACGCTGCGCAACGGCGTGCTGATCCACCGCAAGGTGCCCGCGGATCCGGCGTCGGCGCACGCCACCATACGGCTGGCGAACCGGATGCGCCTGATGGCACTGGCCGCGGGCGACCAGACCTCACCGGGCCTGGACGTCAGCGGCGACGCCGAGGTGCTGCAGGCGATGCTCGCGGTGGTCGACCGCCCCGACCCCGCGTTCAACATCATCACCCCGTGA
- a CDS encoding phosphotransferase family protein, whose amino-acid sequence MTISLDGLDLDALDRHLRSEGIPRDGELRAELISGGRSNLTFLVFDDAAKWVLRRPPLHGLTPSAHDMAREYRVVAALEGTAVPVARAVTMRNDDSVLGAPFQMVEYVPGRVIRHTPELEAIGDQAAVNSCVDALIKVLADLHSVDPEQVGLGDFGKPTGYLERQVRRWGGQWELVRREDDERDDDVKRLHSALAEKIPAQSRSAIVHGDYRIDNTMLDATDHTKVLAVLDWEMSTLGDPVSDAALMCVYRHPMFNLVHSDAAWASPMIPTADELAQRYSVAAGHPLDHWDFYMALAYFKLAIIAAGIAYRGRVGGGVSDDIDKVDDAVAPLIAAGLTELS is encoded by the coding sequence GTGACAATCTCGCTCGACGGGCTCGACCTCGACGCCCTTGACCGCCACCTGCGTTCCGAGGGCATCCCCCGCGACGGTGAGCTGCGCGCCGAGCTGATCTCCGGCGGCCGCTCCAACCTGACATTCCTGGTGTTTGACGACGCCGCCAAGTGGGTGCTGCGCAGGCCGCCACTGCACGGGCTGACCCCGTCGGCGCACGACATGGCCCGCGAGTACCGGGTGGTGGCCGCCCTCGAGGGCACCGCGGTACCGGTCGCCCGCGCGGTCACCATGCGCAACGACGACTCCGTGCTCGGCGCCCCGTTCCAGATGGTCGAGTACGTGCCCGGCCGCGTCATCCGGCACACGCCCGAACTCGAGGCGATCGGCGATCAGGCCGCGGTGAACTCCTGCGTCGACGCGCTGATCAAGGTGCTCGCCGACCTGCACTCGGTCGATCCCGAGCAGGTCGGGCTCGGCGACTTCGGCAAGCCGACCGGCTACCTCGAACGGCAAGTACGACGGTGGGGCGGGCAGTGGGAGCTGGTCCGCCGCGAGGACGACGAACGCGACGACGACGTCAAACGCCTGCACTCGGCGTTGGCCGAAAAGATCCCGGCGCAGAGCCGAAGCGCGATCGTGCACGGCGACTACCGGATCGACAACACCATGCTCGACGCGACCGACCACACCAAGGTGCTCGCGGTGCTGGACTGGGAGATGTCGACGCTCGGCGACCCGGTCAGCGACGCCGCGTTGATGTGCGTCTACCGCCACCCGATGTTCAACCTCGTGCACTCGGATGCGGCATGGGCGTCACCGATGATCCCGACGGCCGACGAACTCGCACAACGCTATTCGGTGGCCGCCGGGCATCCGCTGGACCATTGGGACTTCTACATGGCGCTGGCGTACTTCAAGCTGGCGATCATCGCCGCCGGCATCGCCTACCGCGGCCGGGTCGGGGGCGGGGTGTCCGACGACATCGACAAGGTCGACGACGCCGTCGCCCCGCTGATCGCCGCCGGTCTAACCGAACTCTCTTAG
- a CDS encoding ABC transporter substrate-binding protein: MTPPTARPAHRRPASVVAALVLLVALIAAGCGSSNPLGGGEISGDLKIIAVGSADFTESKIIAEIYAQALEANGFTVRRQFGIGSRETYIPAVQDHSIDLIPEYTGNLLQYFDPEATATTPDAVLIALLKALPGDLSILYPSPAEDKDTLAVSEATAQRWNLKTIADLAAHSPEVKVGGPSEFATRVTGLVGLKDKYGLEIAPANFVAISDGGGPATVQALTGGTVTAANIFSTSPAIEQSRLVVLEDPENVFLAANVVPLVASQKMSTDLKTVLDAVSAKMTTEALIELNTSVEGNRGVDPDEAARKWITDNGFDQPVAQK; the protein is encoded by the coding sequence ATGACGCCCCCCACGGCGAGGCCGGCGCACCGTCGGCCCGCCTCTGTAGTCGCGGCGCTGGTCCTCCTCGTAGCCCTCATCGCCGCAGGCTGCGGCAGTTCCAATCCGCTCGGCGGCGGCGAGATCTCCGGCGACCTGAAGATCATCGCGGTCGGCTCCGCCGACTTCACCGAGTCCAAGATCATCGCCGAGATCTACGCCCAGGCGCTGGAAGCCAACGGCTTCACGGTGCGCCGCCAGTTCGGCATCGGCAGCCGCGAGACCTACATACCCGCGGTGCAGGACCACTCCATCGACCTCATCCCGGAATACACCGGCAACCTGCTGCAGTACTTCGACCCCGAGGCCACCGCGACGACGCCGGACGCCGTGCTGATCGCGCTGCTCAAGGCGCTGCCCGGCGACCTGTCGATCCTGTATCCGTCGCCCGCCGAGGACAAGGACACCCTCGCCGTCAGCGAGGCCACCGCGCAGCGGTGGAACCTCAAGACCATCGCCGATCTGGCCGCGCACTCGCCGGAGGTGAAAGTCGGTGGGCCGTCGGAGTTTGCGACGCGGGTGACCGGCCTGGTCGGTCTGAAGGACAAGTACGGCCTGGAGATCGCACCGGCGAACTTCGTCGCGATCAGCGACGGCGGCGGGCCCGCGACCGTGCAGGCGCTCACCGGCGGCACGGTCACCGCCGCGAACATCTTCAGCACCTCACCCGCGATCGAGCAGAGCCGGCTGGTCGTCCTGGAGGACCCGGAGAACGTGTTCCTGGCCGCCAACGTCGTCCCGCTGGTGGCGTCGCAGAAGATGTCCACCGATCTCAAGACCGTGCTCGACGCGGTGAGCGCGAAGATGACCACCGAGGCGCTGATCGAACTCAACACGTCGGTCGAGGGCAACCGCGGCGTCGACCCGGACGAGGCGGCGCGAAAGTGGATCACCGACAACGGTTTCGACCAGCCGGTGGCGCAGAAGTGA
- a CDS encoding DJ-1/PfpI family protein: MDRRTAIKGFSLGSLGILVAACSDRGQLSDSSSGDVTPSSIAKWTPRFDHQTRPVIGVLAANSGTELADFAVPFGVLSAADVAEIITVSTQPGPVSMGPGVQTRTHLTVNQFDKQHPDGADYLIVPALQPTDDPAAIAWIRAQAEKGSSILSICNGALAVAATGLMDGRHATAHWASETRRRAEFPNVNWRNNVRYIADGPIVSSSGISAAMPVSIALIAAIAGASRADLVAESMGVRDWGPVHDSDSFRRGPTLDSIPRPATLDAVGIVVGSGTDEIAFALVADAYSHNGHTRAHAVSRRRMPVQTRRGMTILPDRAPDDPALVDVVTLPEGTTPMRTLDDALASIEKSYGVEASTTAARVMEYPEYFR; this comes from the coding sequence ATGGACCGTCGGACGGCAATCAAAGGCTTTTCTCTTGGATCGTTGGGAATCCTCGTCGCGGCTTGCAGTGACCGAGGCCAGCTTTCGGATTCCAGCTCTGGTGACGTGACGCCGTCGAGCATTGCAAAATGGACGCCCAGATTCGACCATCAGACGCGGCCCGTGATCGGTGTTCTCGCGGCGAACAGTGGAACGGAGTTGGCCGACTTCGCTGTGCCGTTCGGCGTGCTCAGCGCTGCCGACGTCGCGGAGATCATCACCGTGTCGACGCAGCCAGGACCTGTCTCGATGGGGCCGGGGGTGCAGACGCGAACCCATCTGACCGTCAATCAATTCGACAAGCAGCACCCCGATGGGGCCGATTACCTCATCGTGCCTGCGTTGCAGCCGACCGACGACCCGGCCGCCATTGCTTGGATCAGGGCGCAAGCGGAGAAGGGCAGCTCGATACTGAGCATCTGCAACGGCGCTTTGGCGGTTGCCGCAACCGGGTTGATGGACGGCAGGCACGCCACGGCGCATTGGGCCAGTGAGACGAGGCGCCGCGCAGAGTTCCCGAATGTCAACTGGCGTAACAACGTCCGGTACATCGCTGATGGACCTATCGTCTCGAGTTCGGGTATCAGCGCAGCGATGCCTGTCTCGATCGCATTGATCGCCGCAATCGCAGGCGCCTCTCGGGCCGATTTGGTTGCCGAGAGCATGGGCGTCCGCGATTGGGGACCGGTCCATGACAGTGACTCATTCCGCCGCGGGCCTACACTCGATTCGATTCCCCGGCCCGCGACCTTGGACGCTGTTGGCATCGTGGTGGGCTCGGGAACCGACGAGATCGCTTTCGCGCTCGTCGCCGACGCCTACAGCCACAACGGACATACGCGTGCCCATGCCGTGTCGCGACGGCGAATGCCGGTGCAGACGCGTCGCGGTATGACGATCTTGCCCGACCGAGCCCCGGACGATCCGGCATTGGTCGACGTGGTCACCCTCCCGGAAGGAACGACGCCCATGCGGACGCTCGACGATGCGCTGGCATCGATTGAGAAGTCATACGGCGTCGAGGCGTCGACCACCGCAGCGCGCGTCATGGAGTATCCCGAATATTTTCGTTGA